Proteins from a single region of Ensifer adhaerens:
- the kdpF gene encoding K(+)-transporting ATPase subunit F, whose protein sequence is MRAEPPLGDGAMFEALIGLAVAVVLAAYLVVTLVRPERF, encoded by the coding sequence GTGCGCGCTGAGCCACCTCTAGGAGACGGCGCCATGTTCGAAGCCCTGATCGGTCTCGCCGTCGCCGTCGTCCTTGCGGCCTATCTCGTCGTCACCCTCGTTCGCCCTGAACGCTTCTGA
- a CDS encoding AI-2E family transporter produces MQLGNRERENFAVEPRLLGHTAISRHALVGPMTAARWMLVFVLLAGVYFFHGFVVPVLAAVVIGFASWPIYRRLLAAVNGNRTLAATIAIISVISFIVVPISIAAVYAVDEVRDWVVWAVETNANGAVVPAWLTGIPIAGTWLGEQWVKHVGHPGALGELVQLVSGSNIGNIYRGVLVVGASTFHAFLTLLFMLITLFFVYRDGQSFSGQLDRLGERIFPMRWERLSRVVPLTISSTVTGMGIIAIGEGIVLGVAYWLAGVPSPVTLGIITGLMALIPGGAPLCFTLVSVYLVASGSPVHGIALFAWGTTELFIVDKTLRPRLVGGPIKLPFLPTFFGLVGGVKTMGFLGLFVGPVLMALLVAIWREWMREVTAPTETTVNHIIKG; encoded by the coding sequence GTGCAATTGGGCAATCGCGAACGAGAGAATTTCGCCGTGGAGCCACGGCTCCTCGGGCACACAGCCATTTCGCGCCATGCCCTTGTCGGCCCCATGACCGCTGCCCGCTGGATGCTGGTCTTCGTTCTCTTGGCCGGTGTCTATTTCTTCCATGGTTTCGTGGTCCCGGTTCTGGCCGCCGTTGTCATCGGTTTTGCCAGCTGGCCGATCTATCGCCGGCTGCTTGCCGCCGTGAACGGCAACCGTACCCTTGCCGCGACCATCGCCATCATCAGCGTCATCTCCTTCATCGTCGTGCCGATCTCGATTGCCGCCGTCTATGCGGTCGATGAAGTGCGCGACTGGGTCGTGTGGGCGGTCGAGACCAATGCCAACGGTGCCGTCGTGCCCGCCTGGCTGACCGGCATTCCAATTGCGGGCACGTGGCTCGGCGAACAATGGGTAAAGCATGTCGGCCATCCGGGTGCGCTTGGCGAACTCGTGCAACTCGTCAGCGGCTCCAACATCGGCAACATCTATCGCGGCGTTCTGGTCGTTGGGGCATCGACGTTCCACGCCTTCCTGACGCTGCTTTTCATGCTGATCACGCTGTTCTTCGTCTACCGTGACGGCCAGTCCTTCTCCGGCCAGCTCGACCGCCTTGGCGAACGCATCTTCCCCATGCGCTGGGAGCGGCTGTCGCGGGTCGTGCCGTTGACGATCAGCTCGACGGTGACCGGAATGGGCATTATCGCCATCGGCGAAGGCATCGTGCTTGGCGTCGCCTATTGGCTGGCCGGCGTTCCGTCGCCGGTCACCCTCGGTATCATCACCGGCCTGATGGCCCTTATTCCGGGCGGCGCGCCGCTCTGCTTCACGCTCGTCTCGGTCTATCTCGTTGCCAGCGGCTCGCCGGTCCATGGCATCGCGCTGTTTGCCTGGGGCACGACCGAACTCTTCATTGTCGACAAGACCCTGCGGCCGCGCCTCGTCGGCGGGCCGATCAAGCTCCCCTTCCTGCCCACCTTCTTCGGCCTCGTCGGCGGCGTGAAGACCATGGGCTTCCTCGGCCTCTTCGTCGGCCCGGTGCTGATGGCGCTGCTGGTTGCCATCTGGCGTGAGTGGATGCGCGAAGTCACCGCCCCCACCGAAACGACCGTCAACCACATCATCAAGGGCTGA